The nucleotide sequence AGCAGAACCCGGTGGCCCTGCTACGCGAAGCGTACGATAGGGGAGACTCCTCGCCGGTTGAGGTCAACGGAATGAGAAGCGGGTGGAATACAGCGTTGTTGGGGCTGCCTGCCTTGGCCTTGATCTTGGCCGTAGCCATAGTTGTGTTCTGGATCGGGAAGAAAAGGGGTTGGGGGAGGTCTCCATAGCAGCGGGACCCGGCAACCCCCTTACATAACAGTGCAGCATCATCGAGATGCTTTGTGAAGAACAGATTATAGACGGAGAACAGCAATGGCCACAGTTGCGGAGAGACCGACGCGGTCGCCGACTGCGGCGGGCCCGGCACAAGAACGCGCGCCCGGTCGGCGGTGGGACGCGCGCTTTCCTGTCGTCGTGCTCGGCTTGCTGGTGGCGCTGCTGGTTTCACTCACTCTCGCAGTTACCATCGGCCCGGTAGCCATCGCACCGTTGACGGTATGGCAGATTGCCGTCTCCCGCCTGACGGGGCTGGCCTCCGGCGAATGGTCGGCTGCCCACGAAAACATCGTGTGGCTGATCCGGTTCCCCCGGGTGTTGCTGGCAGCCGTCGTCGGCGCCGGGCTCGCGGTTGTGGGCGTTGCCATGCAGGCGACGGTACGCAATCCGCTGGCCGATCCGTACATATTAGGCGTCTCCTCAGGTGCCTCGGTGGGTGCGGTGCTCGTCATCTTGTTTGGCGTATTCCAGTTCTTAGGAATCTATGCGCTGTCGGTTGCTGCTTTCCTGGGAGCGGTACTCACGTTCATCGTGGTACTCACGCTGGCCCAGCACCGGGGCACTCTTTCGCCTGTGCGCCTCATCTTGGTAGGAGTCGCGCTGTCCTACGTCCTATCGGCTACGATGAGCTTCATGGTGTTTCGCGCCGACGAGGCTGAGGGCATTCGCTCGGTGCTCTTCTGGCTGATGGGGAGTGTGGCCGGCGCAAAATGGAGCTATCTCACGCTGCCGCTGCTGGTGCTCCTCATCGGCACCGTTTACTTGGTATTGCAGGCGCGGCCGTTGAATGCCCTCGTGGCGGGTGAGGAAACGGCCGTGAGCCTGGGTGTGGATACGAATCGTTTCCGGCGGGTGCTGATGGTGGTGGCGGCAATGATGACCGGCGTCATGGTGGCGTTGGCCGGCGCGATTGGCTTTGTGGGACTGATGATGCCCCATACCGTGCGCCTCTTTGTTGGTACGGACCATCGCCGCGTGCTGCCGGTGAGTCTGCTGGCCGGGGCGATATTCCTGGTTTGGGTTGACGTGCTCGCACGCACGGTTGTGCAGCCGGAAGAGATGCCCCTTGGCGTCATTACGGCGTTTCTCGGCGGACCGTTCTTTCTATGGTTAATGCGGCGGCGCAAAGATGCATTTGGAGGAGGCAGAACATGAACCTCCGTGTTGAAGATGTCAGTTGGAGCGTAGACTCGCAACCGATACTGCAAGAGGTCGGCGCCGAGGTCGGCGCCGGTGAATTCGTCGGTATCCTGGGCCCGAACGGCAGCGGCAAGTCGAGCTTGCTGCGGTCGATCTATCGCGCGCTCAAGCCGGATGCCGGCTACATTTCGCTCAACGGCGACGACGTGTGGAAGCTGGACCCGCGCGAGGCGGCCCGACGCACGGCG is from Chloroflexota bacterium and encodes:
- a CDS encoding iron ABC transporter permease, whose product is MATVAERPTRSPTAAGPAQERAPGRRWDARFPVVVLGLLVALLVSLTLAVTIGPVAIAPLTVWQIAVSRLTGLASGEWSAAHENIVWLIRFPRVLLAAVVGAGLAVVGVAMQATVRNPLADPYILGVSSGASVGAVLVILFGVFQFLGIYALSVAAFLGAVLTFIVVLTLAQHRGTLSPVRLILVGVALSYVLSATMSFMVFRADEAEGIRSVLFWLMGSVAGAKWSYLTLPLLVLLIGTVYLVLQARPLNALVAGEETAVSLGVDTNRFRRVLMVVAAMMTGVMVALAGAIGFVGLMMPHTVRLFVGTDHRRVLPVSLLAGAIFLVWVDVLARTVVQPEEMPLGVITAFLGGPFFLWLMRRRKDAFGGGRT